Proteins from one Streptococcus mitis B6 genomic window:
- a CDS encoding IS30-like element ISSmi1 family transposase, producing the protein MTKKQKHLTLEDRIDIQTGISQQETFRSIAEKMGKDPSTISKEIKRNRIMHPTSVKSDCTDCPLLKKAPYVCNNCPKKRTDCGFNRYLYYAKKAQEQYETMLRESRQGIPLNKESFYQMDKVLTQGIQKKQSIYHIIQTHNLPVSKATVYRHAKLGYLTAKPIDFPRMVTFKERRKSRKVAIPKELKIGRTYQDFQELRETDDFFKWLEMDTVIGRPGGKLLLTFNVSFCNFLFALLLNNKTALEVATKFAALKERVMDGGCAFHQLFPVILTDNGSEFAYVEELERDIDGKSHLYFCDPSRPDQKGRIEKNHTVLRAILPKGTSFDQLTQKDVNLVISHVNSLKREEFQGKSAYDVFTFTFGEDIAALLGCQFVKPEDTHLSPDLLK; encoded by the coding sequence ATGACGAAAAAACAAAAACATCTCACTCTAGAAGACCGTATTGACATCCAAACTGGAATCAGCCAACAGGAGACTTTCCGTTCCATCGCTGAGAAGATGGGGAAAGACCCGTCAACGATTTCAAAGGAAATCAAGCGCAATCGCATCATGCATCCAACATCCGTCAAATCTGATTGCACGGATTGCCCTCTTCTCAAAAAAGCTCCTTATGTCTGTAACAACTGTCCAAAAAAGAGGACGGATTGTGGGTTTAACCGCTATCTTTACTACGCGAAAAAGGCACAGGAGCAGTACGAGACTATGTTGAGGGAATCCAGACAGGGAATTCCCCTAAACAAGGAAAGTTTTTATCAGATGGACAAGGTCTTAACCCAAGGCATCCAGAAGAAACAAAGCATCTACCATATCATTCAGACACATAACCTACCTGTGTCGAAAGCTACGGTGTATCGGCATGCCAAGCTGGGCTATCTGACAGCCAAGCCCATTGATTTCCCTCGGATGGTCACGTTCAAGGAACGCAGAAAATCCAGAAAAGTAGCTATTCCTAAAGAGCTGAAAATTGGGCGGACCTATCAAGATTTCCAAGAGTTACGAGAAACAGATGATTTCTTCAAATGGTTGGAAATGGACACGGTCATCGGCAGACCTGGTGGAAAGCTACTGCTCACCTTCAACGTTTCCTTCTGCAACTTCCTCTTCGCCCTGCTTTTGAACAACAAGACCGCTCTGGAGGTCGCCACTAAATTCGCAGCTTTGAAAGAAAGAGTCATGGACGGAGGGTGTGCGTTCCATCAGCTGTTCCCTGTCATTCTCACAGACAACGGATCTGAGTTCGCCTATGTGGAGGAGCTTGAGCGAGACATTGATGGGAAGTCTCACCTCTACTTCTGCGACCCTAGCCGTCCTGACCAGAAGGGGCGGATTGAGAAGAACCATACGGTTTTGCGAGCCATTCTTCCCAAGGGCACTTCCTTTGACCAGCTGACTCAGAAAGACGTCAATCTAGTCATTTCCCATGTCAATTCCTTGAAACGAGAAGAGTTTCAAGGAAAATCTGCTTACGACGTCTTCACCTTCACCTTTGGCGAGGACATCGCTGCTCTTCTGGGTTGCCAATTTGTCAAACCAGAAGACACACACTTATCACCTGATTTATTGAAATAA
- a CDS encoding LURP-one-related/scramblase family protein has translation MKTFLVKQKFRLGGERFAIKDDRGEIAYQVEGSFFKIPKTFTIYDANGEQVSQVSKEILTLLPRFEIQLRDGSSFVIRKKLTFWRDKYEFDNLGLRIEGNIWDLDFKLLDDRDQLIAEIKKELFHLTSTYTVTVLEDAYADLVISLCVAIDYVEMLESQSN, from the coding sequence ATGAAAACATTTCTTGTCAAACAAAAGTTTCGTCTTGGAGGCGAACGTTTCGCTATCAAGGATGACAGAGGAGAAATCGCCTATCAGGTGGAGGGATCATTTTTTAAGATTCCCAAAACCTTTACCATCTATGATGCTAATGGTGAACAGGTAAGTCAGGTCAGTAAAGAAATCTTGACCTTGCTTCCTCGTTTTGAGATTCAGCTTCGGGATGGCTCGAGTTTTGTCATTCGCAAGAAGTTGACCTTCTGGCGAGATAAGTATGAGTTTGATAATCTAGGTCTTCGTATCGAGGGCAATATCTGGGATTTGGATTTCAAATTGCTGGATGATCGCGATCAGCTGATTGCGGAAATCAAGAAAGAACTCTTCCATTTGACCTCTACCTATACCGTAACGGTTCTTGAGGACGCTTATGCAGACCTAGTCATTTCCCTCTGTGTCGCGATTGACTATGTGGAAATGCTGGAAAGCCAATCAAATTAA
- a CDS encoding alpha-amylase, translating into MQNQTLMQYFEWYLPHDGQHWTRLAEDAQHLADLGISHVWMPPAFKATNEKDVGYGVYDLFDLGEFNQKGTVRTKYGFKEDYLQAIQALKAQGIQPMADVVLNHKAAADHMEAFQVIEVDPEDRTVELGEPFTINGWTSFTFDGRQDTYNDFHWHWYHFTGTDYDAKRRKSGIYLIQGDNKGWANEELVDNENGNYDYLMYADLDFKHPEVIQNIYDWADWFMETTGVAGFRLDAVKHIDSFFMRNFIRDMKEKYGDDFYVFGEFWNPDKEANLDYLEKTEERFDLVDVRLHQNLFDASRAGSNYDLRGIFKDSLVELKPDKAVTFVDNHDTQRGQALESTVEEWFKPAAYALILLRQNGLPCVFYGDYYGISGQYAQQDFKEVLDRLLAIRKDLAYGEQTDYFDDANCIGWVRSGAENQSPIAVLISNDQENSKSMFIGQEWANQTFVDLLGNHQGQVTIDEEGYGQFPVSARSVSVWAANTI; encoded by the coding sequence ATGCAAAATCAAACACTTATGCAATACTTTGAATGGTATCTGCCCCACGACGGCCAGCACTGGACGCGTCTAGCTGAAGATGCTCAACACCTAGCTGATCTCGGCATTAGTCATGTCTGGATGCCCCCAGCTTTTAAGGCAACCAATGAAAAAGATGTAGGCTATGGTGTCTATGACTTATTTGACTTAGGAGAATTTAATCAAAAAGGAACTGTCCGCACCAAGTATGGTTTTAAAGAAGACTATCTTCAAGCCATTCAAGCCCTAAAAGCGCAGGGAATCCAGCCCATGGCCGATGTGGTACTCAACCACAAGGCTGCAGCCGATCACATGGAAGCCTTTCAGGTTATCGAAGTGGATCCTGAAGATCGTACAGTTGAACTTGGAGAACCCTTCACCATCAATGGCTGGACTAGTTTTACCTTCGATGGCCGCCAAGATACCTACAATGACTTCCACTGGCATTGGTACCACTTCACAGGTACAGACTATGATGCCAAACGTCGTAAGTCTGGGATTTATCTGATCCAAGGGGACAACAAAGGCTGGGCCAACGAGGAATTAGTCGATAACGAGAACGGAAACTACGACTACCTCATGTATGCTGACCTAGACTTTAAACATCCTGAAGTCATCCAAAATATCTATGACTGGGCTGACTGGTTCATGGAAACGACTGGTGTAGCTGGTTTCCGCTTGGATGCAGTCAAACACATCGATTCTTTCTTTATGCGCAATTTCATCCGCGATATGAAGGAAAAATACGGTGACGATTTCTACGTTTTTGGTGAATTTTGGAACCCAGACAAGGAAGCCAATCTAGATTATCTTGAAAAAACAGAAGAACGCTTTGACCTTGTCGATGTTCGTCTCCACCAGAATCTCTTTGATGCTAGTCGAGCAGGTTCCAACTATGACCTTCGTGGCATTTTCAAAGATAGCCTGGTTGAACTCAAACCTGACAAGGCTGTGACATTTGTCGACAACCACGATACACAACGAGGTCAGGCTCTTGAGTCTACCGTTGAAGAATGGTTCAAACCAGCAGCCTACGCCCTCATTCTGTTACGCCAAAATGGCCTTCCATGTGTCTTTTACGGCGACTACTATGGGATTTCAGGGCAATATGCTCAACAAGATTTCAAAGAAGTCCTTGACCGCCTCCTAGCCATCCGAAAAGATTTGGCCTATGGAGAGCAAACAGACTACTTTGATGACGCAAACTGTATCGGTTGGGTACGTTCAGGTGCTGAAAATCAATCCCCAATCGCAGTCCTTATCTCAAATGACCAAGAAAACAGCAAGTCAATGTTTATCGGCCAAGAATGGGCTAACCAAACTTTTGTAGATTTACTTGGAAATCACCAAGGTCAAGTTACAATCGATGAGGAAGGTTATGGACAATTCCCAGTCTCAGCAAGATCTGTAAGTGTCTGGGCAGCCAATACTATTTAA
- a CDS encoding ABC transporter ATP-binding protein gives MIEFQNVSKLYCDKEALSNLNLQIENGEIMGLIGHNGAGKSTTIKSLVSIISPSSGRILVDGLDLSENRLAIKRKIGYVADSPDLFLRLTANEFWELIASSYDLSNSDLEASLARLLKVFDFAENRYQVIETLSHGMRQKVFVIGALLSDPDIWVLDEPLTGLDPQAAFDLKQMMKEHAQKGKTVLFSTHVLEVAEQVCDRIAILKKGHLIYCGSVEDLRKDHPDQSLESIYLSLAGRKEEVTDASQGH, from the coding sequence ATGATTGAATTTCAAAATGTTAGTAAGTTGTATTGTGATAAAGAGGCCTTGAGCAATCTCAATCTGCAGATTGAAAATGGAGAGATTATGGGCTTAATTGGCCATAATGGTGCTGGGAAATCGACCACTATAAAATCTCTAGTCAGTATCATTTCACCCAGCAGTGGTCGTATTTTGGTAGACGGTTTAGATTTATCGGAAAATCGCTTGGCTATCAAACGAAAAATTGGCTACGTTGCAGACTCGCCTGACTTATTTTTACGTTTAACGGCCAATGAATTTTGGGAATTGATTGCTTCATCCTATGATTTGAGTAACTCTGACTTGGAGGCTAGTCTAGCTAGGCTATTGAAGGTTTTTGATTTTGCTGAAAACCGTTATCAGGTTATTGAAACCCTTTCTCACGGAATGCGTCAGAAAGTCTTTGTCATCGGGGCGCTTTTGTCTGATCCTGATATTTGGGTCTTGGACGAACCCTTGACTGGTTTGGATCCTCAGGCTGCATTTGATTTGAAGCAGATGATGAAGGAACATGCGCAAAAAGGCAAGACTGTCCTATTTTCAACCCATGTACTCGAAGTTGCTGAGCAAGTCTGTGATCGGATTGCCATCTTGAAAAAGGGGCATTTGATTTATTGTGGCAGCGTTGAGGACTTGAGAAAAGACCACCCAGACCAGTCTTTGGAAAGTATCTACCTTAGCCTTGCCGGTAGAAAAGAGGAGGTTACAGATGCGTCTCAAGGTCATTAA
- the alaS gene encoding alanine--tRNA ligase, which translates to MKQLSSAQVRQMWLDFWATKGHSVEPSVSLVPVNDPTLLWINSGVATLKKYFDGTIIPENPRITNAQKAIRTNDIENVGKTARHHTMFEMLGNFSIGDYFRDEAITWAYELLTSPEWFDFPAEKLYMTYYPDDKDSYNRWIEVGVDPSHLIPIEDNFWEIGAGPSGPDTEIFFDRGEAFDPENIGLRLLAEDIENDRYIEIWNIVLSQFNADPAVPRSEYKELPHKNIDTGAGLERLVAVIQGAKTNFETDLFMPIIREVEKLSGKVYDQDGDNMSFKVIADHIRSLSFAIGDGALPGNEGRGYVLRRLLRRASMHGQKLGINEPFLYKLVPTVGKIMESYYPEVLEKRDFIEKIVKSEEESFARTLHSGQHFAQGIVADLKEKGQSVIAGQDVFKLYDTYGFPVELTEEIAEEAGMTVDREGFEAAMKEQQERARASAVKGGSMGMQNETLQNITVESHFNYNASQLSSKLVAIVADNTEVEAVSEGTASLIFAETPFYAEMGGQVADHGQILDESGKVVATVTNVQKAPNGQALHTVEVLAPLALNQEYTLAIDTNRRHRVMKNHTATHLLHAALHNILGNHATQAGSLNEVEFLRFDFTHFQAVTADELRAIEQQVNEKIWEALEVKTVETDIDTAKEMGAMALFGEKYGKEVRVVTIGDYSIELCGGTHVGNTSEIGLFKIVKEEGIGSGTRRILAVTGKEAFEAYREQEDALKAVAATLKTPQLKEVPHKVEGLQEQLRQLQKENTELKEKAASAAAGDIFKDVKEVNAHRYIASQVSVSDAGALRTFADNWKQKDYSDLLVLVAAIGDKVNVLVASKTKDLHAGNLVKELAPIVDGRGGGKPDMAMAGGSNQAKIQELLDAVAGKL; encoded by the coding sequence ATGAAACAACTATCTAGTGCACAAGTACGCCAAATGTGGCTTGATTTCTGGGCGACCAAAGGTCACTCAGTAGAACCATCAGTGAGTTTGGTTCCTGTAAATGACCCAACACTTTTGTGGATCAACTCTGGGGTAGCAACCCTTAAGAAATACTTTGACGGGACTATTATCCCAGAAAATCCACGTATTACCAATGCCCAAAAAGCTATCCGTACTAACGATATCGAAAACGTAGGGAAGACTGCACGTCACCATACCATGTTTGAAATGTTGGGGAACTTCTCTATCGGAGATTACTTCCGTGACGAAGCTATCACTTGGGCTTATGAGCTTTTGACAAGCCCAGAATGGTTTGATTTCCCAGCTGAAAAACTTTACATGACCTACTATCCAGACGATAAAGATTCTTACAACCGCTGGATTGAAGTAGGAGTGGATCCAAGTCACTTGATTCCAATCGAAGATAACTTCTGGGAAATCGGTGCGGGACCTTCTGGACCAGATACAGAGATTTTCTTTGACCGTGGAGAAGCTTTTGACCCAGAAAATATCGGTCTTCGTCTCCTTGCAGAAGATATCGAAAACGACCGTTATATTGAAATCTGGAACATCGTTTTGTCACAATTTAATGCAGATCCTGCTGTTCCTCGTAGCGAGTACAAGGAATTGCCGCACAAGAACATTGATACGGGCGCTGGTTTGGAACGTTTGGTGGCAGTTATCCAAGGGGCTAAGACCAACTTTGAAACGGACCTCTTCATGCCAATCATTCGTGAAGTGGAGAAATTGTCTGGTAAGGTCTATGACCAAGATGGCGACAACATGAGCTTCAAGGTCATCGCTGACCACATCCGTTCCCTTTCATTTGCCATCGGTGATGGTGCCCTTCCTGGAAATGAAGGTCGTGGTTACGTCCTTCGTCGTCTTCTCCGTCGTGCTTCTATGCATGGTCAAAAATTGGGAATCAACGAGCCTTTCCTTTACAAACTCGTTCCAACTGTTGGAAAAATCATGGAAAGCTACTACCCAGAAGTGCTTGAAAAACGTGACTTTATCGAAAAAATCGTTAAGAGCGAAGAAGAATCATTTGCTCGTACCCTTCACTCAGGTCAACACTTTGCCCAAGGCATTGTAGCTGACTTGAAAGAAAAAGGTCAATCTGTCATTGCTGGTCAAGATGTATTCAAACTTTATGACACTTATGGATTCCCAGTTGAATTGACTGAAGAAATCGCTGAAGAAGCTGGCATGACTGTAGACCGTGAAGGTTTTGAAGCAGCTATGAAGGAACAACAAGAACGTGCGCGTGCATCAGCTGTCAAAGGCGGATCTATGGGCATGCAAAATGAAACTCTTCAAAATATCACAGTTGAAAGCCACTTTAACTATAATGCCAGCCAATTGTCTTCTAAATTGGTAGCAATCGTAGCGGACAATACAGAAGTAGAAGCTGTATCCGAAGGAACTGCTTCCCTCATCTTTGCTGAAACGCCATTCTATGCTGAAATGGGTGGACAGGTCGCTGACCACGGACAAATCTTGGATGAGTCAGGTAAGGTTGTGGCTACTGTGACCAATGTTCAAAAAGCACCAAACGGACAAGCTCTTCATACAGTTGAAGTCCTTGCACCACTTGCTTTGAACCAAGAATACACATTGGCAATTGATACAAATCGTCGTCACCGTGTTATGAAAAACCACACTGCGACTCACTTGCTTCACGCTGCCCTTCACAATATCCTTGGAAACCACGCAACACAAGCAGGATCTCTTAACGAAGTTGAATTCCTTCGCTTTGACTTTACCCACTTCCAAGCAGTGACTGCTGATGAATTGCGTGCCATTGAGCAGCAAGTCAATGAAAAAATCTGGGAAGCTCTTGAAGTGAAGACAGTTGAAACGGATATTGACACTGCTAAAGAAATGGGAGCTATGGCCCTTTTTGGTGAGAAATACGGCAAGGAAGTTCGTGTTGTTACTATCGGTGACTACTCTATCGAGCTTTGTGGTGGTACCCACGTTGGCAACACTTCTGAGATTGGACTCTTCAAGATTGTCAAAGAAGAAGGGATTGGTTCTGGAACTCGCCGTATCTTGGCAGTGACTGGTAAGGAAGCCTTTGAGGCTTACCGTGAACAAGAGGATGCTCTTAAAGCTGTCGCAGCAACCTTGAAAACTCCTCAACTTAAAGAAGTACCTCACAAGGTAGAAGGACTTCAAGAACAACTTCGTCAATTGCAAAAAGAAAATACTGAATTGAAAGAAAAAGCTGCATCGGCTGCTGCAGGCGATATCTTCAAGGATGTGAAGGAAGTCAATGCTCACCGTTACATTGCTAGTCAAGTGTCTGTATCAGATGCTGGTGCCCTTCGTACCTTTGCGGACAACTGGAAACAAAAAGACTACTCTGATCTTCTTGTCCTAGTTGCCGCTATCGGTGACAAAGTCAATGTCCTTGTAGCAAGTAAGACAAAAGACCTTCATGCAGGAAATCTTGTCAAAGAATTAGCACCAATCGTCGATGGACGTGGTGGTGGTAAACCAGACATGGCCATGGCAGGAGGAAGCAACCAAGCTAAAATCCAAGAATTGTTGGATGCTGTAGCAGGTAAATTGTAA